In a single window of the Rhopalosiphum padi isolate XX-2018 chromosome 1, ASM2088224v1, whole genome shotgun sequence genome:
- the LOC132931218 gene encoding uncharacterized protein LOC132931218 — protein MVNKTKIPQPYIDYIQSELEIACVEIYDGHAWKDLNISSRILKTCSICGVRNVWPWITTIKCKECKMVCHRQCLAEIDEKICPLIVNHYGENVSTISKSNNEPSSTALITGEIDDDVLMAMYDYENGVCHAKKSASNEVFCPLVESKRSSSEPS, from the exons atggTAAACAAAACCAAAATCCCTCAACCATACATCGATTA CATACAGAGCGAGTTGGAGATAGCTTGTGTGGAAATCTATGACGGACACGCATGGAAGGATTTAAATATATCGTCTAGGATCCTTAAGACGTGCTCAATTTGCGGTGTGCGGAACGTATGGCCATGGATAACTACAATCAAGTGTAAGG AATGTAAGATGGTTTGTCATCGACAATGTTTGGCCGAAATCGATGAGAAAATATGTCCTTTAATCGTTAACCATTATGGTGAAAATGTATCGACGATTTCAAAGTCAAAT AACGAACCGTCTTCCACTGCCCTGATCACGGGAGAAATCGACGACGACGTCCTAATGGCCATGTACGACTACGAAAACGGCGTTTGTCATGCTAAAAAATCGGCGTCAAACGAAGTGTTCTGTCCGCTCGTCGAAAGTAAAAGATCGTCTTCCGAACCTAGCTAA
- the LOC132917450 gene encoding small ribosomal subunit protein uS13, whose protein sequence is MSLVIPEKFQHILRILSTNIDGKRKVMFAMTAIKGIGRRFSNIVLKKADVDLNKRAGECTDEEVEKIITIMQNPRQYKIPDWFLNRQKDVVDGKFSQLTSSTLDSKLREDLERLKKIKAHRGLRHYWGLRVRGQHTKTTGRRGRTVGVSKKK, encoded by the exons ATG TCTTTGGTCATCCCAGAAAAGTTCCAGCACATCTTGCGTATCCTCAGTACCAACATCGATGGCAAACGTAAAGTCATGTTCGCCATGACCGCCATCAAAGGTATTGGTAGACGGTTTTCCAACATTGTGTTGAAAAAGGCCGATGTCGACCTAAACAAGAGGGCTGGAGAATGTACCGACGAAGAG gttgAAAAAATTATCACAATTATGCAAAATCCTCGTCAATACAAAATTCCAGACTGGTTTTTGAACAGACAAAAGGATGTTGTTGATGGAAAATTCTCTCaa ctTACCTCTAGTACCCTTGACAGCAAATTGCGTGAAGATTTGGAAAGGTTGAAGAAAATTAAGGCTCACCGTGGTCTACGTCATTATTGGgg tttgagAGTACGTGGTCAACATACCAAAACTACTGGACGTAGAGGAAGAACTGTTGGTGTATCTAAGaagaaataa
- the LOC132917912 gene encoding arylalkylamine N-acetyltransferase 1-like, which yields MDTIKNTKVSFKIVPITDNDKEVVINSLKQYFFRDEPLCASLGLIEEKESVIQLENFCVDLLQNGISFMAVSTETGEMIGASLNNTMCRGNEINEIGEENNDKSSKFNDIMVLLDKAERDTDIFGKYPNIDRIMDLKIITVNEAYRGQGVCKALINKSKELALELRYQMIYVECTSHFTAMAVERFGFQCIYSLSYSDYVNKQSEVIFKTQPPHKYFKVHVLLL from the exons atgGATACAATCAAAAATACCAAAGTTTCTTTTAAAATAGTGCCCATAACTGACAATGATAAGGAAGTTGTGATTAATTCcttaaaacagtattttttccGCGACGAACCTTTATGTGCAAGCCTAGGGTTAATAGAAGAAAAAGAATCAGTAATTCAACTTGAAAATTTTTGCgttgatttattacaaaatg gAATATCATTTATGGCTGTATCTACAGAAACAGGTGAAATGATAGGTGCATCGTTGAATAACACAATGTGTAGGGGTAACGAAATTAATGAAATCGGCGAAGAAAACAATGataaaagttcaaaatttaatgatatcatGGTTCTCTTAGACAAAGCTGAACGAGATACTGATATATTTGGAAAATATCCAAATATTGATCGTATaatggatttaaaaattattacagtaaatGAAGCATATAGAGGACAAGGGGTTTGCAAAGCCCTCATCAACAAgtctaa AGAGTTGGCATTGGAGTTAAGATATCAAATGATTTACGTGGAGTGCACCAGTCATTTTACTGCAATGGCTGTTGAACGATTTGGATTTCAATGTATATATTCGTTATCTTATTCAGATTACGTGAACAAGCAAAGCGAAGTGATTTTCAAGACACAGCCTCCTCATAAATACTTCAAAGTCCATGTATTACttctctaa
- the LOC132918063 gene encoding uncharacterized protein LOC132918063 codes for MDRVFDHLRYVRCPTCSRVFCCTKHRVQHERRVHVAVPGGPVIRRRFRSSQALQQPGKQKTVHLGGHSPTNSRKRLHVDIAQTATQSISSGLRIMELRHHRRVEELRRTEEMRSTEERRRTEEQRWTMEQRAVMIEACARNILKARRSSLTTIRHLRPVAESSPAVPVPPPCTPHTTPTGAAESAATPVEWSVVVSSVGSPPSFYQTPMQTPIQTPTQKFPDTPSLQKLPDTPLQTLSDTPLQTVPDTPLQTLSDTPVNGKTPCNGGSVKRVSLGDGSTQKGFFWSNMARRFRLALRPAKPKIVDNSNCPSPSVSANVDCMVNPYGNIQPRRPICNNDTLMTPVHPRPSLEAIRKAHEEASKAFNRFMTD; via the exons ATGGATCGAGTGTTCgat CATTTGCGGTATGTCCGGTGTCCGACGTGTTCTCGCGTTTTCTGCTGCACCAAACACCGGGTGCAGCATGAGCGGCGCGTGCATGTCGCGGTTCCTGGGGGGCCGGTGATCAGACGACGCTTCCGGTCGTCGCAGGCGCTGCAGCAACCGGGAAAACAGAAGACGGTTCATCTTGGCGGCCACTCTCCCACCAATAGTCGAAAGAGGTTGCACGTGGACATCGCCCAGACCGCGACGCAGTCCATCAGCAGTGGCTTGCGAATTATGGAACTGCGCCATCACCGCCGCGTCGAGGAGCTGCGCCGGACTGAAGAGATGCGCAGTACCGAAGAACGGCGCCGGACTGAGGAACAGCGCTGGACCATGGAACAGCGTGCGGTGATGATAGAGGCGTGCGCCCGGAACATACTCAAGGCCCGCCGATCCAGCCTCACGACCATCAGACACCTGCGGCCGGTGGCCGAAAGCAGTCCCGCGGTCCCAGTGCCGCCGCCGTGCACGCCGCACACCACGCCCACGGGCGCAGCCGAGTCTGCGGCCACGCCTGTAGAGTGGTCGGTAGTCGTATCGTCGGTGGGCAGCCCGCCGAGCTTTTATCAGACGCCGATGCAGACGCCGATACAGACGCCGACGCAAAAGTTCCCCGACACACCGTCGCTACAAAAGCTTCCAGACACGCCGTTACAGACGCTTTCGGACACGCCGTTACAAACTGTCCCGGACACGCCGTTGCAAACGCTGTCAGACACGCCTGTTAACGGCAAAACACCGTGCAATGGCGGAAGTGTTAAGCGCGTGTCGTTGGGCGATGGTTCAACGCAAAAag GATTTTTCTGGTCGAACATGGCTCGTCGTTTCCGGCTAGCGCTGCGGCCGGCCAAACCCAAAATCGTCGATAACAGCAACTGTCCATCGCCGTCTGTATCAGCGAACGTGGATTGCATGGTCAATCCGTACGGCAACATCCAACCAAGAAGGCCAATCTGTAACAACGACACGTTGATGACACCCGTCCATCCCAGACCGTCGCTCGAGGCCATCCGCAAGGCCCACGAAGAAGCAAGCAAAGCCTTTAACAGATTTATGAccgattaa